A single window of Gossypium arboreum isolate Shixiya-1 chromosome 13, ASM2569848v2, whole genome shotgun sequence DNA harbors:
- the LOC108462687 gene encoding probable lysophospholipase BODYGUARD 4 yields MEKKMKALLDTITFLVFLFFDFVDVVLCVAYKLLDELFEAKPFPCYCGKKLETKELSETLFWRKNVFRGMGFLSFGRKTCEAVKKRDDGNRGELVNRWSDCGCGSCVSWMKKSNQKLHVVVKEFPQVNSEDGPREEATTENVIFLHGFLSSSSYWTHSVFKYLSEPLNHQIYRYFAVDLLGFGKSPKPNDCLYTLNDHVEMIHKSVISAYELSSFHLVAHSMGCNIALALAAKYPKFVKSVTLVAPPYFCDSNDETSSSIALNTVAKKTLWPPLAFGKSVMSWYEHVGRFFCFLICKNHTTWEWIFKLFTQTRELNFMVVDLTRHTHHSAWHSMHNVICGGSKFTDDYVGILINAKVKVWVIHGDQDLTVPLDCSNNLKMKFPQLKLIIVQNVDHGTVIFHRKRDFVKSLQHIWATS; encoded by the exons atggagaaaaaaatGAAAGCCCTCCTTGATACCATCACCTTTCTTGTATTTCTTTTCTTCGACTTTGTTGATGTTGTTCTTTGTGTGGCATACAAATTACTCGATGAGTTGTTTGAAGCTAAACCCTTTCCATGTTATTGCGGGAAAAAGTTGGAGACGAAGGAATTGTCAGAGACCTTGTTTTGGAGGAAAAACGTTTTCCGAGGAATGGGTTTCCTTAGTTTTGGGAGGAAAACATGTGAAGCTGTAAAGAAAAGAGATGATGGAAATAGAGGAGAGTTGGTGAATAGGTGGTCAGATTGTGGATGTGGTTCCTGTGTTTCTTGGATGAAGAAAAGTAATCAGAAGCTTCATGTCGTTGTTAAAGAGTTTCCACAAG TAAACAGTGAGGATGGTCCAAGAGAAGAGGCAACTACTGAAAATGTGATATTCTTACATggattcctttcttcttcttcatattGGACGCACTCAGTTTTCAAGTATCTATCTGAGCCTCTAAACCATCAAATCTACAGATATTTTGCAGTTGATCTTCTGGGATTTGGGAAGAGTCCAAAGCCAAATGATTGTTTATATACTTTAAATGATCATGTGGAGATGATTCACAAATCTGTAATCTCTGCATATGAGTTGAGCTCTTTCCATTTGGTGGCACATTCCATGGGTTGCAATATTGCTTTGGCATTAGCTGCAAAGTACCCAAAGTTTGTCAAATCAGTCACTCTTGTTGCACCT CCATACTTTTGTGATTCAAATGATGAAACAAGTTCTTCAATAGCGCTCAACACAGTTGCTAAAAAAACACTATGGCCACCACTAGCATTTGGTAAATCAGTTATGTCATGGTATGAACATGTGGGAAGATTTTTTTGCTTCCTTATTTGCAAGAACCATACCACATGGGAGTGGATTTTCAAGCTATTCACTCAAACAAG GGAACTCAACTTCATGGTAGTAGATTTAACAAGGCACACCCATCATTCAGCATGGCATAGCATGCACAATGTGATATGTGGAGGATCAAAGTTTACGGATGATTATGTGGGAATTTTGATTAATGCCAAAGTAAAGGTTTGGGTCATCCATGGTGATCAAGATCTGACTGTTCCATTAGACTGCAGCAACAACTTGAAGATGAAATTCCCTCAACTGAAACTCATCATTGTTCAAAACGTTGATCATGGGACTGTCATTTTTCATAGAAAGAGGGACTTTGTTAAGAGTTTACAACATATTTGGGCAACATCTTAA